From Vidua macroura isolate BioBank_ID:100142 chromosome 5, ASM2450914v1, whole genome shotgun sequence, the proteins below share one genomic window:
- the SEC61A2 gene encoding protein transport protein Sec61 subunit alpha isoform X1, with product MGIKFLEVIKPFCAVLPEIQKPERKIQFREKVLWTAITLFIFLVCCQIPLFGIMSSDSADPFYWMRVILASNRGTLMELGISPIVTSGLIMQLLAGAKIIEVGDTPKDRALFNGAQKLFGMIITIGQAIVYVMTGMYGDPAEMGAGICLLIIIQLFVAGLIVLLLDELLQKGYGLGSGISLFIATNICETIVWKAFSPTTINTGRGTEFEGAVIALFHLLATRTDKVRALREAFYRQNLPNLMNLIATVFVFAVVIYFQGFRVDLPIKSARYRGQYSSYPIKLFYTSNIPIILQSALVSNLYVISQMLSVRFSGNFLVNLLGQWADVSGGGPARSYPVGGLCYYLSPPESMGAIFEDPVHVIVYIIFMLGSCAFFSKTWIEVSGSSAKDVAKQLKEQQMVMRGHRDTSMVHELNRYIPTAAAFGGLCIGALSVLADFLGAIGSGTGILLAVTIIYQYFEIFVKEQAEVGGVGALFF from the exons ATGGGCA TAAAATTTCTAGAAGTTATTAAGCCATTCTGTGCAGTGTTACCTGAAATCCagaaaccagaaagaaaa ATCCAGTTCAGAGAGAAGGTACTATGGACAGCCATCACACTCTTCATTTTCTTAGTGTGCTGCCAG ATCCCTTTGTTTGGAATCATGTCATCAGATTCTGCAGACCCCTTCTATTGGATGCGAGTCATTCTGGCATCAAACAGAG gTACTTTGATGGAATTAGGTATCTCACCCATTGTGACATCAGGTTTGATcatgcagctgctggcaggagcaaaGATCATTGAAGTTGGTGATACTCCAAAAGACAGAGCTTTGTTCAATGGAGCTCAGAAAT TATTTGGGATGATTATTACCATTGGGCAAGCCATTGTGTATGTTATGACTGGAATGTATGGAGATCCTGCTGAAATGGGTGCTGGAATTTGTCTTCTTATTATAATTCAG CTGTTTGTGGCTGGTTTGATTGTGTTGCTGCTAGATGAGTTGCTACAGAAAGGTTATGGATTGGGGTCTGGTATTTCCCTGTTTATTGCTACCAACATCTGTGAAACCATTGTCTGGAAAGCTTTCAGTCCCACTACCATCAACACTGGCAGAG GAACAGAGTTTGAGGGTGCTGTGATTGCATTATTCCATCTCCTGGCCACACGAACTGACAAGGTCCGGGCTTTGCGGGAGGCTTTTTACCGACAGAATCTGCCCAATCTCATGAACCTGATTGCTACAGTGTTTGTGTTTGCTGTAGTCATCTATTTCCAG GGGTTCCGAGTGGATTTACCCATCAAGTCTGCACGGTACCGTGGGCAGTACAGCAGCTATCCCATCAAGCTGTTCTATACCTCCAACATTCCCATCATTCTGCAGTCTGCCTTAGTATCAAACCTCTATGTCATTTCCCAGATGTTGTCTGTTCGTTTCAGTGGCAACTTCTTGGTGAACTTACTGGGACAGTGGGCA GATGTCAGTGGAGGTGGCCCTGCTCGCTCTTACCCTGTTGGTGGCCTGTGCTACTACTTGTCTCCTCCAGAATCCATGGGTGCAATATTTGAGGATCCTGTCCATGTAATagtttatataatatttatgtTGGGATCCTGTGCATTCTTCTCCAAGACTTGGATCGAGGTGTCTGGCTCATCAGCAAAAGAT GTTGCCAAGCAACTCAAAGAACAGCAAATGGTGATGAGAGGCCACAGGGATACATCAATGGTTCATGAGCTTAACAG ATACATCCCTACAGCAGCTGCATTTGGTGGTTTGTGCATCGGTGCCCTTTCAGTACTGGCTGACTTTCTAGGAGCCATTGGCTCTGGCACTGGCATTCTCCTTGCAGTCACTATTATTTAtcagtattttgaaatatttgtaaaagaACAGGCTGAAGTTGGAGGAGTAGGTGCATTATTTTTCTAG
- the SEC61A2 gene encoding protein transport protein Sec61 subunit alpha isoform X2 encodes MSSDSADPFYWMRVILASNRGTLMELGISPIVTSGLIMQLLAGAKIIEVGDTPKDRALFNGAQKLFGMIITIGQAIVYVMTGMYGDPAEMGAGICLLIIIQLFVAGLIVLLLDELLQKGYGLGSGISLFIATNICETIVWKAFSPTTINTGRGTEFEGAVIALFHLLATRTDKVRALREAFYRQNLPNLMNLIATVFVFAVVIYFQGFRVDLPIKSARYRGQYSSYPIKLFYTSNIPIILQSALVSNLYVISQMLSVRFSGNFLVNLLGQWADVSGGGPARSYPVGGLCYYLSPPESMGAIFEDPVHVIVYIIFMLGSCAFFSKTWIEVSGSSAKDVAKQLKEQQMVMRGHRDTSMVHELNRYIPTAAAFGGLCIGALSVLADFLGAIGSGTGILLAVTIIYQYFEIFVKEQAEVGGVGALFF; translated from the exons ATGTCATCAGATTCTGCAGACCCCTTCTATTGGATGCGAGTCATTCTGGCATCAAACAGAG gTACTTTGATGGAATTAGGTATCTCACCCATTGTGACATCAGGTTTGATcatgcagctgctggcaggagcaaaGATCATTGAAGTTGGTGATACTCCAAAAGACAGAGCTTTGTTCAATGGAGCTCAGAAAT TATTTGGGATGATTATTACCATTGGGCAAGCCATTGTGTATGTTATGACTGGAATGTATGGAGATCCTGCTGAAATGGGTGCTGGAATTTGTCTTCTTATTATAATTCAG CTGTTTGTGGCTGGTTTGATTGTGTTGCTGCTAGATGAGTTGCTACAGAAAGGTTATGGATTGGGGTCTGGTATTTCCCTGTTTATTGCTACCAACATCTGTGAAACCATTGTCTGGAAAGCTTTCAGTCCCACTACCATCAACACTGGCAGAG GAACAGAGTTTGAGGGTGCTGTGATTGCATTATTCCATCTCCTGGCCACACGAACTGACAAGGTCCGGGCTTTGCGGGAGGCTTTTTACCGACAGAATCTGCCCAATCTCATGAACCTGATTGCTACAGTGTTTGTGTTTGCTGTAGTCATCTATTTCCAG GGGTTCCGAGTGGATTTACCCATCAAGTCTGCACGGTACCGTGGGCAGTACAGCAGCTATCCCATCAAGCTGTTCTATACCTCCAACATTCCCATCATTCTGCAGTCTGCCTTAGTATCAAACCTCTATGTCATTTCCCAGATGTTGTCTGTTCGTTTCAGTGGCAACTTCTTGGTGAACTTACTGGGACAGTGGGCA GATGTCAGTGGAGGTGGCCCTGCTCGCTCTTACCCTGTTGGTGGCCTGTGCTACTACTTGTCTCCTCCAGAATCCATGGGTGCAATATTTGAGGATCCTGTCCATGTAATagtttatataatatttatgtTGGGATCCTGTGCATTCTTCTCCAAGACTTGGATCGAGGTGTCTGGCTCATCAGCAAAAGAT GTTGCCAAGCAACTCAAAGAACAGCAAATGGTGATGAGAGGCCACAGGGATACATCAATGGTTCATGAGCTTAACAG ATACATCCCTACAGCAGCTGCATTTGGTGGTTTGTGCATCGGTGCCCTTTCAGTACTGGCTGACTTTCTAGGAGCCATTGGCTCTGGCACTGGCATTCTCCTTGCAGTCACTATTATTTAtcagtattttgaaatatttgtaaaagaACAGGCTGAAGTTGGAGGAGTAGGTGCATTATTTTTCTAG